The Nomia melanderi isolate GNS246 chromosome 4, iyNomMela1, whole genome shotgun sequence genome segment GCTCGTCGACGCGCCGCTCGCCCAGCTCGTCCGACAGTATCGTGAAGTCGAGGCCGAGGTCCGAGACGTCGCCCTTGTAACTCTTCAGATACAACAGGTTCCTGTACATGATCGGGTCCAGGGAGGCCAGGTGGTGCACGTCGACGTCCGACTGGCGGCCGACGATCTTCAACAGGAAGAACTCCGCGAACGGCAGCTCGACCAGCAGGTTCTCGTACAAGGCTTTCCCGAGGATCCGACCGATGAAGTAATAATGCTTCGGGAAATCGTCGATCAACGACTGCACCGTGGGGTTCGGGTACAGCATGTTGTCCTTGGTGAGCTTGAAGAAGCCCCGGTTAGGGTCGAAGCAGGTCTTCAACAGTTCCGACAGAAACTCCCTGAACACACCGCCGCCGTCTACTCCGGCCTCCTCCAATCCGGCGGTGTTAACGAGCTGAACGCGCATCTTCAGTCGCAGCTCCGGCTCCTTCTCCGGCGATAACTTTTGGAACGCGTCCTCGTACAAGTAGTTTCTTCTCACCGATATCATGATCGACGGGCCCTGCATGAAGTGCGTCATTTCACTCTGCTGTTCGGACTTGTCCCGGTAGATCAACGATTGAAACACCATCACTCGGTCGTTGAACGGCACGACGAACGGTATCTCGCGGAGGAACGTCAACGTTCGGACCTCTTTCGAGGACAACGGCGGACCCTCCTCCAGTTCTTTCCGCGTGAACACACGTAACCCCTGGAACGGAACGTAGCCCCGCAGGCGGCGTCTGTGGAACGTGAAGTCCTGGGGCTTGTCGATGGGTATCGACAGCATCGCGTTCGAGGCGATCCAGTGTCCCTCCGGGCAGAACTGCTGCCTGAGATCGCGCGCGTGCAACTGGCGCAGCAAGCCGACGGTTACTTTGAACAGGTGCGTCCACATTTGCGTGTCTTGCTGGTTCTGGATCGGACAGGACGGACCGAGGACCGCGTCCTTGTAGTCGTCCCGCACGGTGAGCCGACTGTCGGGGAACGCAAGTTCAACCAAACCCAAGCAGACGCCTTTCAGGTGACTCGACAGCATTACCAGTTCTGAGATCGTGAACGGCATCGCCTGTTGCCCGTTGGAGTCCAACGTTTGCTCTGTGTTCTCGACGAAGAACTCCGTGTCGTGCAACGTGGCGATGAGCAGGCTAAACAGCGAACAAAACACGGCTAGGAGTGGAACGATTTTTCTCGTGTCCTCGCTAGAGAGACCTAGCCCGCGCGATATGATCTGTAAGAGCGGTGTCGCTCCACCGAACAACGACACTTGGTAAACTGACAACAGAGCGTTCCATAAGTTTTTCAGGAATACCGGCTTGAAGGCGAGCatgtacaataatttatacTTATGTATGGCTAGTTTGTTGCTGATCAGCAAGTGATGGCAGAGTTGGCACAACGATTGCAACACGATTGGGTCTTTGGTTCGGTCCACCGCTAACAGTATCTCCTGAACGCGGTGTTGCTCATTCAGCATCGCTAAACACTGGTGTAGACTGTCAGCTTGTTCGTCGTCGATCATACTGGCGTTCGACTCTGTGTCCGAATCGTCCGCTTGCTCTAGGTTCTCGTCGGCGTTCAATGGAACTATCGTCGAACTCATCGCGGCGAGGACTTGTAGGTAATTGATCAGAACGTCCTTTGATTTGTATGTCGCTGGAACGGAGAAACGTTTCTTTAACGGATGATCTTTGCCCCGTACGCTTTTAACGGACTGTCCAACATCTTTTGTACACTTACATAAACGATTCGATTCTaaagataatatagaataaaataaactcaTTGTATACTCTATCTTGACTCTATTGATACAGTCAATCATTTGATCGTATGGGAATTCTTTGTACTCGGATAACGATGGAATTATGAACATTCGAATCGGATCAGTCATTCTTGGGGACAATACGCTTCTGCAAAGTTCCCTTAAGACGAGCACAGAAAAATCGTCTTTCTGATCTAGAAAGGAAATTAAGTCTAATGGTCGCTTTAGCATATCCACTAGACACTTCGAGAGCGGAGTCGCCGGGACAGAACTTGGCTCCAACATTGGTGGAACTTTCTCGTCTATTAGTTTCCTTAATTGATCGAAGTATTTGTGTTTTATCAAATATACAAAGATGGTTTCTAAATAGTTGTAACCGTGTTCTCCTAAGATCTTTTCTGTATCTTCACGACTAGTAAATACTTCTAAAGCCCTTAACGGTATAGCCAATGAACCACCTCCATTCATCAAGGCTTCTGAAATATGTTTCATACACATACGAAGCATCCATCTGTAAGGAATTACGTTAGTACATAGTATTAACGATGTTCTCACATTTTGGCTTACCTTACTCTCCACATCCATTCGGGACAATTCACGCATTTCTGTTTAATTTCTTGTTCgtgtttcaaaaaatgttgaaatgtcCACACCAACCTGCTAGTATCCAAAGTATAAtcgtaaaagaataataatttcctaAAATATAGTGTCAAGTCGtccaaatttaaatttctaagaCCAGTTATTTGCTGCTGTTCGTCGAATTCCTTTCTCACAATTATCTTTGTGCGTTTTCTAACGATAAATCCACAGATAACTGCCTGAAGTTTTAAAACTGCATTGTGTCTTCTACGTTGCTGTGCTCGTTTTAAACGTTCTAACTTAGCATGCTGCAATAGCAATGATTTCTCTGACCGGTCGTCTCTCCTGCTTGCACCGGCTAAATTTTGTTGGGGTTTGCGTCTGTAATCACCATCGAAACTATACATGATgtttcgatattttttgaaCATCATAACCTTCCCAACTCAATTCtaaaatgaacaataaaagCAAGAAATTAACCTGTTGTCTTCGTAGATTAAATACACagaaaaacgttaaatatttttaattactcacCATAGAGGAAGACGTATAGTACGACTTACAATTGAGAAATCATAAGTCCTACTAATATGAAttcaacagaaatatttcacaaaagaaTATCATTTCTTAAACGCTACGAGCCATCGTGGGCATATTGCTACTTATCTCCGCATGGTTAAGAGTATTTCATCAGATCTGAAAACTAATGGCAATACCGATTTCActcaaaatttcaattcactTCTACGTAAGAGTCAAATTTTTTTCTGATTGACAAGGTTAACAGCTACGAAAACTATTGTTGTCGTTGGTTTTCGTTCCGGTATAATTTTACGCTGATGATCGAATTCCAAACATATTCTCCGTGGTTCGTTTATCTCGATGGTATGTCAGcaaaaaacaattaattcttaacactagatcgCATGCATACGACCAGTCATCAAATGCTCGCCATACTTTCTTTCAGATCGTATTAAGGGGGATATACACATAATGCGCGTGCGTGTATATTTGTGTAAATGCATTCATCGATGGTGAACGAATTAAGATGCAATTTTTACAATACACATTTCTACATTATCATATTTGAAAAACATTACACGTGAACCAACAAAACTTTCAagattaaaatttcattgacaCACACGAGGAGCAAGCATAGGCTCCAAGGACGagatttcttcaaatattacGTTTTTAATGGCCTTTGATTGATAGAATTTTAGATTGTAATACTGGAAAAAAAGTATAACCAGTGCATCGAGACTTGAACACCTCAAAAAAGTTACCAACATGTGTACTCGACACGGTGCTGGATTGATCGTTAATATTTACGAAATTATTGTACATTAATTCCTAAAAAGGGGTACGATTATATTTCGCTTGGTGTATAttggaacaattttttttaaagattcatGGGAAAGTCATCATATGGGGAACTGTACCTGTAAGCCTTTACGAAACGCGTACGATACGAGAAAtccagaaaaaggaaaaaaatatttaagaacataCTTGTTCGTTcgagtttatatttcatataaggCGCCACGATGAATTAGTCGAGTCAATAGGTTTTTCATTGGTACGCATCTAGTTTGAAATCGCAGATTTCAATTCGGGATTGGCTGTAATTAACGTTTGTGGTCAGTGGTTGTGATCGTGATGTTTTCGTTACGATTAGTTCGGTGGTTTCGTTCgcaaatgatattaataatgttcgttatGCGTTTGTGTGTTAATGGTTTCAATTAGGAAATCATTGATCGAGTTTCGCACTGAAATacgatataaatgaaaaaatgggAGGTACGCAGCTGATACTGAAACgcgttttttcatttattctgtGAAATTGAATAAAGAATGGCCGGGAAGATGGCGGCGGCAGAGTTAAAACATGACAATGTTTCGTGCTACGAAACTGTGAAAAGAAATGTATCAACAGCAATCTCGCACAGAGAAATAGAATGTTATCGATTCCGATTATTAGATTTAATTTACTATATGACCTCTGTCAGTTTTTTTTTCGTCGATATAGCAACAGGTGAccaaagaatgaaaatatattacgtatTTTCTCTATTGCATTTAgaaattctgtttcatttgataGAACGTAAAAGTAACTTAAGAGAAATTAATCGTAACTAAACGAAAGTAGTTCTttttaatgttgaaataaaacaataatattattctagttTCGTGTGTGTATTGTTTACATACAAAACATACATCcatacgtacatacatatatatacatatatacgtatataacaTGATTATGATTGAGTAATATGTAAAACttggaattttttaagatttttctGACTTTTATATACGCttgatgtattatataataaacataagcTTTAATTAAATGTGTTTTTACATAAAACAAAGTCTCGCTTAATTGATGCCTTTTAATCTTGATGCaaattttaaatgcaaattatGAGAGAAATTAAAGTTGATATGTTTAATCTTCGTGAATGTAATGCATTTAATAAGAGCATCCGTAAAATAcgtataaattacaatttaatttttgttgtaGACAGTATTGTTTTCatggaatattttttacaagGCCAATTTATTTGGGGATGCTTTGCTATGAGTTTTACAATTTTACCCGCTGCTGTTATTCAGATGTTTAGTTTGAGATGGTATCACAGTGATGGTTCTATCAAAACTGTACATTGGctattacattttttctttttaggaGTATTGCaaaggtattttaaaacaactttctttgaattaatttataattattagttaTGTTTTCTCTCAGGGaaggtacttttatttttaggtatttaatattactttatgcCACAATTTATTCATTGAGGAGCAAACGATTTGTAAAGGATAAAAACTGGGTATATAGACAAGAAAGTGATATATGCATGTTACACCTGTTCGAATCATTTATGGGGGCTGCTCCGcaattaatattgcaattatacGTTATGGCAGTATTACGTCATACACCGCTTTGGACAAGTAAGGacaattcaaataattacaCAATACGTGAATTAAAAAGTTACACACTCTGTGTTTGAGATCATCGATGCATGGGTTGGGGTTAAGTGTAATTATTTATCACATTAGAATTTGTATCACTAGTAACAAATGTTGTAAACTGTTGTCACAGAGGTAAATAAGAAAATAGCTTAAAATCACTTTCATAAACCTTATTAATATCATCGAGCAATGACCGAGGAACATTCTGCATGTATTCTTTAACTATAGCAGTAGTTGTAACTCCTCGTGgatttatgtttcttaaatcATTTCTATCATATAAATAATCGCTTATACCTAGTTCTTGTATTAGAAACTGTTGATCTCTGTCGAAggtatcaaatttcaaaatgtaattGTACGTAATTAAACAAGGTTCGCATGTATCAACATATGGTGCCCAATGttcatcaaaatatttttcttctactATAAAGCGGAGAAATTCTGTAAATGTGGGCTCTattttagtttcatttggttgTCTATATTTGTGATACTTGTGTGTAATATGACGTCCAAATCTTTTATAATAGTAATCTCTTCCTTGTATGTGTTCTAATTTATCTCTATACGCAGATACAAGACGTTCGAACGGATGTCGAACAATCAAAAATTTTAgtgttttattcagtttctgcAACAAAGTATGTCTTACTTTTTATATCTTCCAATATGTATTTCTACTCTGTTTTTGTCATACTATTACATACTTGATATGCTTTTTTCATGTCTCTGTCACGTGGGAATGCTTTTCTAACAATTgtgttaatttgtaaaatatctcTGCGAATCAGTTCCATAGCTGTTTCTGTTAATACTCCTCCAAGTGTAGCAAAATGCTTCATCCATATGGAACTGGCAACTTTGTATATAGGACACCACGATATTCCATGTACCCTGCAAAATAcagatttaaattaatttaactttttaGAAGCAGATTATGTTATACTTACGTATCGATGACCATGTTAGACAGTACATTGTCCAAGTTTGATTCTGGTCTTACTATAGTTTTGCAATATGTTTCTAACTTATTTTTTCTatcgtcaaattcgatttttATGGCTTCCATTTCCTTTGTGGTTAAAATACTTGAACTAGATTTATTTCTGACTGGATcataatgtttgtaatattcattgtaaatataatttgcaGATTTTATATGTTTAGTCGTGTGTAAACACGAGTTGTGtagcaaatttaataataatattaacaacatGAATACTATggcaaatattgtaattaatttcactATCGTAAGTTGTCTCtgtaaaaaaaattacagattcttaTCTAAAAACATTGAACCATTCGATTAACCTGGAGGCTACTTACATTTAATCCTAAAAACATGTTACTAAAGATATGTAAACATTTCACTTTTAACAAGTGTGGACGTATATGTGTTTGGCCTTCGAGTTCTGTCATTTTCACTATCGGCATTTGATATTCTTTTTGCTTGTACAGaaaattttctagaaaaaaaaaaacgatctcTCTTGTCATGGAGGTAGTGCGACTCGAAGATTTTAAAAGAATACTATAGTTTGGAGGCTGCATACTTTCACTTCCTTTGACCCGCCCCCATAGATAACAGAGACAGGAACAAAGATAATATGGACAGTTTCTATCTTCCCATGGAGGACTCTACACCTCCGGTTTAGAACCATATGGCATGGCTACTGAGTAGATATTCTATCGGGCAAGCACATGGTACagtaactttaaaaataatattttctttctcgaGTAGTGTGGGTGTTTCGAAGGGCTAAAAATAGAATAACTTTTTACTGCCACCGCTACAGACCAAAAAAACTGTTTGACTAAGTACAGATACATTATACTTCTGAATTCTATGAAAATCTAAGAAGCGTTTATAGTACCTGGCCACACAGAAGAGCATACACTACGATTAATGTACccttaaaataaacaattgaacAGGTCTGTCAGCCGTGGTGTCGTTTTGTTCACTGAGCTGGGCTATAGGTACATATATAAAAGCAATGCACAAAATAAATCCCGACCACGAGGCGACATGGGTGGCGTTGGCTCTTCAGGGATTCTGGCGTGCCGGAATGCTAATATCCAGAATCATCGTTCTGGTGTTAACGGCGCTCTGCTTAAGAGAATGGTTTTTACTGTTTCTCGGTGAGTGTACCGGCTTAAGCCGGCGCAAAAACAACCTCTGGAAATAGACTTATGCGTTTCGCACGGTGTGCATCATCCTCTTCTAACTGTTACAGGACTCCATTGGCTATTTATGACCGTATGGGTGATCTTACAGAACACGGACTTCTGCCCGACCATATGGGAGGAGCgtatttataattgtatcatAGGATTAATTTATTGCTTCGATTTCTTCAATCTACGGGTTGGCAAGTCCCGTTACAGGATGCTTATCTTCTATCTGATCGTCACGATAGAGAATACAGTGTTCCTGGTGGTTTACGTGTTCTGTTTCAAAGACACGATCAAAACGAAGGAGATAGCGACGGTGGCGAGCGTCGTGGCCGGCGGTATGATGATCGGCCTCTCGAATATGCTGCTGTACTACGGCAAGTATCATCCGTCGAAGATCATCGGCGGCGCGTCGAAAGGCGGCGGCGAGAAACAGGCGGAGACGGTAACCAAGACGGTGGGCACGCCTAGATCGTTCAAACAGTATTACTCGAACTCCCCATGTTCCGTCGGTCGTTCCCAGGAGGCCGTGTCCGAGGAGGTGACCACGGACAAGCAGTCGCTACTGACGAACATCGTGCAGAGCTCGGACTGCGCGGAGACCGGTATCATCAACCAGAGCTGCAAAGTCGCGAGCGAATCGAAGACTGCCGCCATGCGCGTCGTTTCCGAATGCGAGTCGGCGCATAACGAGATTCTCCCGAAGGACGAGGGCAGCGGCGGGACGTCGGGCACGTTACCGAAACCCTCCTCGTTCCACCCCCCGgacgccgccgtcgccgctCGGGAGTTCAAGATGCAGAACGATTGCAACGACGCCGCCGAGAAGGACATTCACCGTCAGAAGCGCAGGGGCATCTGTTTGCCGACCAGCCACGGCCTCGACATAGACGAGGAGGTCACCGCGAAGGACGAGCCGTCGAGTCTGTCGGGCTCGTCGCGTAAGAGGCGAGGGATCTGCTTCTCGAACCAGCTGATCCTCGAGATGGAGAACGACGTGAACGAGAAGGTCGACAAGAAGCTGTCGGACATGAACGGCGCTCGCCAGGATCCGGAGGGTCGTTCCGTCGGCGAGGCGCGCAAGGACGCGCACGACGACAAGGACGACCTCGGCGACGACCACGACAACGGCGTCTCGATGAGGGACAGGCTGAAGACGCCGCCGATCTTCGACGACGCCCGCGAGAAGATCTCGGAGACCGAGAAGCTGACGAAGGACCTGCAGCAGAGGGACGAGACGATGAGCTGCGTCACCTCCATACACGACTACGAGAACGTCTGCCCGCTGGGGGTCGCCAGACCGCCGTGGTGCATCCGCAGCTGGAAGGGGTACACCGACATAGAGACCTACATCCACGACGACAGCGTGGTACGGGACAGACGGA includes the following:
- the LOC116428231 gene encoding ubiquitin-protein ligase E3C isoform X1, with the translated sequence MMFKKYRNIMYSFDGDYRRKPQQNLAGASRRDDRSEKSLLLQHAKLERLKRAQQRRRHNAVLKLQAVICGFIVRKRTKIIVRKEFDEQQQITGLRNLNLDDLTLYFRKLLFFYDYTLDTSRLVWTFQHFLKHEQEIKQKCVNCPEWMWRVRWMLRMCMKHISEALMNGGGSLAIPLRALEVFTSREDTEKILGEHGYNYLETIFVYLIKHKYFDQLRKLIDEKVPPMLEPSSVPATPLSKCLVDMLKRPLDLISFLDQKDDFSVLVLRELCRSVLSPRMTDPIRMFIIPSLSEYKEFPYDQMIDCINRVKIEYTMSLFYSILSLESNRLSTYKSKDVLINYLQVLAAMSSTIVPLNADENLEQADDSDTESNASMIDDEQADSLHQCLAMLNEQHRVQEILLAVDRTKDPIVLQSLCQLCHHLLISNKLAIHKYKLLYMLAFKPVFLKNLWNALLSVYQVSLFGGATPLLQIISRGLGLSSEDTRKIVPLLAVFCSLFSLLIATLHDTEFFVENTEQTLDSNGQQAMPFTISELVMLSSHLKGVCLGLVELAFPDSRLTVRDDYKDAVLGPSCPIQNQQDTQMWTHLFKVTVGLLRQLHARDLRQQFCPEGHWIASNAMLSIPIDKPQDFTFHRRRLRGYVPFQGLRVFTRKELEEGPPLSSKEVRTLTFLREIPFVVPFNDRVMVFQSLIYRDKSEQQSEMTHFMQGPSIMISVRRNYLYEDAFQKLSPEKEPELRLKMRVQLVNTAGLEEAGVDGGGVFREFLSELLKTCFDPNRGFFKLTKDNMLYPNPTVQSLIDDFPKHYYFIGRILGKALYENLLVELPFAEFFLLKIVGRQSDVDVHHLASLDPIMYRNLLYLKSYKGDVSDLGLDFTILSDELGERRVDELKPSGANIPVTNHNRIEYIHLMADYKLNKQIRAQCYAFKQGIGNVIPMDWLQMFSNKELQVLISGAQIPVDVNDLKLHTNYTGGYAPDHPTITAFWKVVNEFNDQQKRQLLKFVTSCSRPPLLGFKELDPPFCIQQAGSVDHLPTSSTCMNLLKLPEFPDEKTLREKLLYAIQAGAGFELS
- the LOC116428236 gene encoding uncharacterized protein LOC116428236 isoform X2, producing the protein MLSIPIIRFNLLYDLCQFFFRRYSNSIVFMEYFLQGQFIWGCFAMSFTILPAAVIQMFSLRWYHSDGSIKTVHWLLHFFFLGVLQRYLILLYATIYSLRSKRFVKDKNWVYRQESDICMLHLFESFMGAAPQLILQLYVMAVLRHTPLWTSLSAVVSFCSLSWAIGTYIKAMHKINPDHEATWVALALQGFWRAGMLISRIIVLVLTALCLREWFLLFLGLHWLFMTVWVILQNTDFCPTIWEERIYNCIIGLIYCFDFFNLRVGKSRYRMLIFYLIVTIENTVFLVVYVFCFKDTIKTKEIATVASVVAGGMMIGLSNMLLYYGKYHPSKIIGGASKGGGEKQAETVTKTVGTPRSFKQYYSNSPCSVGRSQEAVSEEVTTDKQSLLTNIVQSSDCAETGIINQSCKVASESKTAAMRVVSECESAHNEILPKDEGSGGTSGTLPKPSSFHPPDAAVAAREFKMQNDCNDAAEKDIHRQKRRGICLPTSHGLDIDEEVTAKDEPSSLSGSSRKRRGICFSNQLILEMENDVNEKVDKKLSDMNGARQDPEGRSVGEARKDAHDDKDDLGDDHDNGVSMRDRLKTPPIFDDAREKISETEKLTKDLQQRDETMSCVTSIHDYENVCPLGVARPPWCIRSWKGYTDIETYIHDDSVVRDRRRDTLTSTTTGTTYSSEFSDITCVSSILRGILKQDDYLDTLAYDLIDPRELRAARNEDSSSGKRSAEVEEQNATVYIAKPVVIDEKGGMFALDTILEEHDEDKFDHSRPTRDSVSTLVSTIDQIRRYTAENSPRHVYHTTGSQWEDFDPKNLIKKAQLTRALFKNDLKDPATCNRNYLNRLDEPDSIVRGRCEIDTIRDLVKYCAIESIKKTPLIDAILSDSPILGGKAKTQKAQDSKENDLYVEMSPLVPVAQNVQVVHNFPGACETAETCKAGSVDALSMGPAESNVDAEKADPDKRKRPMNYPKRKFSLLREKFETKSQLVYVVTPNKAIKLEQSASELDPLKKAGSVVSRKGVDLFARHDKENLAPAAPLNVGLAKHAPNDRSNANRDKTDTICQIEKSSHDTDLNLKERRHIFLEQVLSPPKLLTWNKRRSLVGSAVKKF
- the LOC116428236 gene encoding uncharacterized protein LOC116428236 isoform X1, whose translation is MAGKMAAAELKHDNVSCYETVKRNVSTAISHREIECYRFRLLDLIYYMTSVSFFFVDIATDSIVFMEYFLQGQFIWGCFAMSFTILPAAVIQMFSLRWYHSDGSIKTVHWLLHFFFLGVLQRYLILLYATIYSLRSKRFVKDKNWVYRQESDICMLHLFESFMGAAPQLILQLYVMAVLRHTPLWTSLSAVVSFCSLSWAIGTYIKAMHKINPDHEATWVALALQGFWRAGMLISRIIVLVLTALCLREWFLLFLGLHWLFMTVWVILQNTDFCPTIWEERIYNCIIGLIYCFDFFNLRVGKSRYRMLIFYLIVTIENTVFLVVYVFCFKDTIKTKEIATVASVVAGGMMIGLSNMLLYYGKYHPSKIIGGASKGGGEKQAETVTKTVGTPRSFKQYYSNSPCSVGRSQEAVSEEVTTDKQSLLTNIVQSSDCAETGIINQSCKVASESKTAAMRVVSECESAHNEILPKDEGSGGTSGTLPKPSSFHPPDAAVAAREFKMQNDCNDAAEKDIHRQKRRGICLPTSHGLDIDEEVTAKDEPSSLSGSSRKRRGICFSNQLILEMENDVNEKVDKKLSDMNGARQDPEGRSVGEARKDAHDDKDDLGDDHDNGVSMRDRLKTPPIFDDAREKISETEKLTKDLQQRDETMSCVTSIHDYENVCPLGVARPPWCIRSWKGYTDIETYIHDDSVVRDRRRDTLTSTTTGTTYSSEFSDITCVSSILRGILKQDDYLDTLAYDLIDPRELRAARNEDSSSGKRSAEVEEQNATVYIAKPVVIDEKGGMFALDTILEEHDEDKFDHSRPTRDSVSTLVSTIDQIRRYTAENSPRHVYHTTGSQWEDFDPKNLIKKAQLTRALFKNDLKDPATCNRNYLNRLDEPDSIVRGRCEIDTIRDLVKYCAIESIKKTPLIDAILSDSPILGGKAKTQKAQDSKENDLYVEMSPLVPVAQNVQVVHNFPGACETAETCKAGSVDALSMGPAESNVDAEKADPDKRKRPMNYPKRKFSLLREKFETKSQLVYVVTPNKAIKLEQSASELDPLKKAGSVVSRKGVDLFARHDKENLAPAAPLNVGLAKHAPNDRSNANRDKTDTICQIEKSSHDTDLNLKERRHIFLEQVLSPPKLLTWNKRRSLVGSAVKKF
- the LOC116428231 gene encoding ubiquitin-protein ligase E3C isoform X2; translated protein: MMFKKYRNIMYSFDGDYRRKPQQNLAGASRRDDRSEKSLLLQHAKLERLKRAQQRRRHNAVLKLQAVICGFIVRKRTKIIVRKEFDEQQQITGLRNLNLDDLTLYFRKLLFFYDYTLDTSRLVWTFQHFLKHEQEIKQKCVNCPEWMWRVRWMLRMCMKHISEALMNGGGSLAIPLRALEVFTSREDTEKILGEHGYNYLETIFVYLIKHKYFDQLRKLIDEKVPPMLEPSSVPATPLSKCLVDMLKRPLDLISFLDQKDDFSVLVLRELCRSVLSPRMTDPIRMFIIPSLSEYKEFPYDQMIDCINRVKIEYTMSLFYSILSLESNRLSTYKSKDVLINYLQVLAAMSSTIVPLNADENLEQADDSDTESNASMIDDEQADSLHQCLAMLNEQHRVQEILLAVDRTKDPIVLQSLCQLCHHLLISNKLAIHNLLIATLHDTEFFVENTEQTLDSNGQQAMPFTISELVMLSSHLKGVCLGLVELAFPDSRLTVRDDYKDAVLGPSCPIQNQQDTQMWTHLFKVTVGLLRQLHARDLRQQFCPEGHWIASNAMLSIPIDKPQDFTFHRRRLRGYVPFQGLRVFTRKELEEGPPLSSKEVRTLTFLREIPFVVPFNDRVMVFQSLIYRDKSEQQSEMTHFMQGPSIMISVRRNYLYEDAFQKLSPEKEPELRLKMRVQLVNTAGLEEAGVDGGGVFREFLSELLKTCFDPNRGFFKLTKDNMLYPNPTVQSLIDDFPKHYYFIGRILGKALYENLLVELPFAEFFLLKIVGRQSDVDVHHLASLDPIMYRNLLYLKSYKGDVSDLGLDFTILSDELGERRVDELKPSGANIPVTNHNRIEYIHLMADYKLNKQIRAQCYAFKQGIGNVIPMDWLQMFSNKELQVLISGAQIPVDVNDLKLHTNYTGGYAPDHPTITAFWKVVNEFNDQQKRQLLKFVTSCSRPPLLGFKELDPPFCIQQAGSVDHLPTSSTCMNLLKLPEFPDEKTLREKLLYAIQAGAGFELS
- the LOC116428236 gene encoding uncharacterized protein LOC116428236 isoform X3; translated protein: MEYFLQGQFIWGCFAMSFTILPAAVIQMFSLRWYHSDGSIKTVHWLLHFFFLGVLQRYLILLYATIYSLRSKRFVKDKNWVYRQESDICMLHLFESFMGAAPQLILQLYVMAVLRHTPLWTSLSAVVSFCSLSWAIGTYIKAMHKINPDHEATWVALALQGFWRAGMLISRIIVLVLTALCLREWFLLFLGLHWLFMTVWVILQNTDFCPTIWEERIYNCIIGLIYCFDFFNLRVGKSRYRMLIFYLIVTIENTVFLVVYVFCFKDTIKTKEIATVASVVAGGMMIGLSNMLLYYGKYHPSKIIGGASKGGGEKQAETVTKTVGTPRSFKQYYSNSPCSVGRSQEAVSEEVTTDKQSLLTNIVQSSDCAETGIINQSCKVASESKTAAMRVVSECESAHNEILPKDEGSGGTSGTLPKPSSFHPPDAAVAAREFKMQNDCNDAAEKDIHRQKRRGICLPTSHGLDIDEEVTAKDEPSSLSGSSRKRRGICFSNQLILEMENDVNEKVDKKLSDMNGARQDPEGRSVGEARKDAHDDKDDLGDDHDNGVSMRDRLKTPPIFDDAREKISETEKLTKDLQQRDETMSCVTSIHDYENVCPLGVARPPWCIRSWKGYTDIETYIHDDSVVRDRRRDTLTSTTTGTTYSSEFSDITCVSSILRGILKQDDYLDTLAYDLIDPRELRAARNEDSSSGKRSAEVEEQNATVYIAKPVVIDEKGGMFALDTILEEHDEDKFDHSRPTRDSVSTLVSTIDQIRRYTAENSPRHVYHTTGSQWEDFDPKNLIKKAQLTRALFKNDLKDPATCNRNYLNRLDEPDSIVRGRCEIDTIRDLVKYCAIESIKKTPLIDAILSDSPILGGKAKTQKAQDSKENDLYVEMSPLVPVAQNVQVVHNFPGACETAETCKAGSVDALSMGPAESNVDAEKADPDKRKRPMNYPKRKFSLLREKFETKSQLVYVVTPNKAIKLEQSASELDPLKKAGSVVSRKGVDLFARHDKENLAPAAPLNVGLAKHAPNDRSNANRDKTDTICQIEKSSHDTDLNLKERRHIFLEQVLSPPKLLTWNKRRSLVGSAVKKF